A window of the Bacillus sp. A301a_S52 genome harbors these coding sequences:
- a CDS encoding dihydroorotate dehydrogenase electron transfer subunit — translation MIVEDMSVIEQSLRAPGIYEMTLYGESVNMMTTPGQFLHIKVEEGISPLLRRPISICDVNLERKELSIIYRVEGKGTTLLSRKKPGDVVNVLGPLGKGFPIRDEDEGKTALLIGGGVGIPPLYYLAKKLGEAGINVETILGFRTAHDIFLEEEFTLLGNLHISTEDGSKGIKGFVTTVLEQSSFHYDTFYSCGPLPMLRAVEAVTKTTGYVSLEERMGCGVGACLACVCDTVHAKEGSKDYRKVCSDGPVFRAGEVVL, via the coding sequence ATGATCGTAGAAGATATGTCAGTAATTGAGCAATCATTACGGGCACCGGGGATATACGAAATGACATTGTATGGGGAGTCGGTCAATATGATGACCACTCCCGGTCAGTTTCTTCATATAAAAGTTGAAGAGGGAATAAGTCCTTTACTTCGAAGACCAATAAGTATTTGTGATGTGAACTTAGAAAGAAAAGAGCTTTCCATTATTTATCGCGTAGAAGGAAAAGGGACGACTTTGCTTTCACGTAAGAAACCTGGCGATGTTGTGAACGTTCTCGGTCCTCTCGGCAAAGGATTTCCAATCCGTGACGAAGACGAAGGTAAAACAGCTCTGCTCATTGGTGGTGGTGTTGGGATTCCACCATTATATTATTTAGCCAAAAAACTAGGTGAAGCAGGGATTAACGTGGAAACGATTCTTGGTTTCAGAACGGCTCATGATATATTTCTTGAAGAAGAATTCACATTGCTCGGTAATCTTCACATCTCTACAGAAGATGGTTCTAAAGGAATAAAAGGATTCGTGACAACGGTTCTCGAGCAATCTTCTTTTCATTACGATACTTTTTATAGTTGTGGACCCTTACCCATGCTTAGAGCTGTGGAAGCTGTTACAAAGACAACGGGGTACGTATCGTTAGAAGAACGAATGGGGTGTGGCGTGGGGGCGTGTTTAGCGTGTGTATGCGATACTGTACATGCGAAAGAGGGAAGTAAAGATTACCGGAAAGTTTGTAGCGACGGACCTGTTTTTAGAGCGGGAGAGGTGGTATTATGA
- the carB gene encoding carbamoyl-phosphate synthase large subunit has translation MPKRTDIHKILVIGSGPIIIGQAAEFDYAGTQACHALKEEGYEVILINSNPATIMTDESTADRVYIEPLTLEFVSRIIRQERPDGLLATLGGQTGLNMAMELHESGILEEYDVEVLGTSLKAIREAEDREEFRSLMNRLNEPVPESDIIHSVEEAQSFVQRIGYPVIVRPAYTLGGTGGGLVYDQEDLLEIVSGGLAASPVHQCLIEKSIAGFKEVEYEVMRDGNDQAIVVCNMENVDPVGIHTGDSIVVAPSQTLTDREYQILRNSSLKIIRALGIEGGCNVQCALDPHSEDYYIIEVNPRVSRSSALASKATGYPIAKLSAKIAVGYQLDECINPITQTTYASFEPALDYVVTKIPRWPFDKFDAANRTLGTQMKATGEVMAIGRTFPESLLKAIRSTEMDLTHLAHVKKKGLNKETIIPRLQKADDERILDVAEAFRLGFSLEEIHDLTQIDRYFLYHIEKIIELEREIASTELTEEVVYKAKRAGFSNEIVADLAGMALKELEDLLRRASIRPVFKMVDTCAAEFASATPYYYSTYEEEQESIVTAKSSILVLGSGPIRIGQGIEFDYATVHTVKAIQEAGYEAIIINNNPETVSTDFEVSDKLYFEPLTIEDVMHIINHEQPEGVIVQFGGQTALNLTTCLEERGVNILGTSLENMDAAEDRDKFEQRLGTLNIPQPLGKTATSVEKAINIADSIGYPVLVRPSYVLGGRAMEIVYNDQDLLRYMERAVKVNEKHPVLIDRYLTGKEIEVDAISDGETVVIPGVMEHIERAGVHSGDSIAVYPTQNISTDIKQQIVDYTIRLAKGFKIKGLMNIQFVIHHDKVYVLEVNPRSSRTVPFLSKITEINMANLATKAILGKSLKEQGFETGVLPEPDLVSVKVPVFSFAKLRSVDITLGPEMKSTGEVMGRDYTLEKALYKGLVASGMKIPAHGSVLFTLADKDKDEAMVLARRFHRIGYHLLATAGTAERIREEGIPVTVVAKIGEGSPDMLDVINEGKAQFIVNTLTKGKQPARDGFRIRREAVEHGIVCLTSMDTAEALVKVLELFTFSADPVGQTTRQTKEVFV, from the coding sequence ATGCCTAAGCGGACAGACATTCATAAAATTCTTGTAATCGGATCTGGGCCGATTATTATCGGTCAGGCAGCTGAATTTGATTATGCGGGAACACAAGCTTGCCATGCTCTCAAAGAAGAAGGCTATGAAGTTATCTTAATTAACTCCAATCCGGCCACGATTATGACTGACGAATCTACAGCTGATAGAGTTTATATTGAACCCCTGACGCTAGAATTTGTCAGCCGTATAATTAGACAAGAGCGTCCTGATGGCCTTCTCGCAACACTAGGTGGTCAAACTGGGTTAAACATGGCAATGGAACTACATGAAAGCGGGATTTTAGAAGAATATGATGTTGAAGTTCTTGGAACGAGTCTTAAAGCAATACGTGAGGCTGAAGATCGGGAAGAGTTTCGTTCACTCATGAACCGGTTAAATGAGCCGGTACCTGAAAGTGATATTATTCATTCTGTAGAGGAAGCTCAATCGTTCGTCCAACGTATCGGTTATCCAGTCATTGTGAGACCTGCTTATACGTTAGGCGGAACAGGTGGAGGGCTTGTTTATGATCAAGAGGACTTACTTGAAATTGTCTCAGGTGGCTTAGCTGCAAGTCCGGTTCACCAATGTCTCATAGAGAAAAGTATTGCAGGCTTTAAAGAAGTCGAATACGAAGTTATGCGTGATGGAAATGATCAGGCAATTGTCGTTTGTAATATGGAAAATGTTGACCCAGTTGGCATACACACTGGCGATTCTATTGTTGTAGCTCCGAGTCAGACGTTAACAGATCGGGAATACCAGATCTTGCGCAACTCATCATTAAAAATCATTCGTGCTTTAGGGATTGAAGGTGGCTGTAACGTACAGTGCGCATTAGATCCTCATAGTGAGGATTACTATATTATTGAAGTTAACCCACGGGTCAGTCGCTCATCAGCACTTGCTTCTAAAGCAACAGGTTACCCTATTGCCAAATTATCAGCAAAAATTGCAGTAGGTTACCAGCTTGATGAATGTATAAATCCGATTACGCAAACGACGTACGCGAGCTTTGAGCCGGCACTGGATTATGTTGTGACAAAAATACCACGCTGGCCTTTTGATAAATTTGATGCAGCTAATCGCACTTTAGGTACGCAAATGAAAGCAACAGGTGAAGTGATGGCTATCGGGCGAACATTTCCAGAGTCTTTATTAAAAGCTATCCGTTCCACAGAGATGGATTTAACGCACCTAGCTCACGTTAAAAAGAAAGGATTAAATAAGGAAACCATCATTCCTCGTCTACAAAAAGCAGATGATGAGCGTATTCTTGACGTAGCAGAAGCCTTCCGATTAGGCTTTTCATTAGAAGAGATTCACGACTTAACACAAATCGATCGCTATTTTTTATATCATATTGAAAAAATCATTGAATTAGAAAGAGAAATTGCGTCAACTGAATTAACGGAAGAAGTAGTATATAAAGCAAAGCGAGCTGGTTTTTCTAACGAAATAGTAGCTGACTTGGCTGGGATGGCGTTAAAAGAATTAGAAGATCTTTTAAGACGGGCATCTATTCGTCCAGTTTTTAAAATGGTTGATACATGTGCAGCTGAGTTTGCATCAGCTACGCCATATTATTACAGCACATACGAAGAGGAACAAGAATCAATCGTGACAGCAAAGTCTTCTATTCTTGTTCTCGGATCGGGGCCCATTCGTATCGGACAAGGTATCGAATTTGACTATGCCACGGTTCATACTGTTAAAGCTATTCAAGAAGCAGGTTATGAAGCGATTATTATTAATAATAATCCAGAAACGGTCTCAACAGATTTTGAAGTATCTGATAAATTGTACTTTGAACCGTTAACGATTGAAGATGTGATGCACATTATTAATCATGAGCAACCAGAGGGGGTCATCGTTCAATTCGGTGGGCAAACTGCTCTTAATTTGACTACTTGTCTTGAAGAAAGAGGCGTTAATATATTAGGAACGTCGTTAGAGAATATGGACGCAGCAGAAGACCGAGATAAATTTGAACAAAGATTAGGGACATTAAACATCCCACAACCCCTTGGGAAAACGGCAACTTCAGTGGAAAAGGCTATAAATATCGCGGATTCCATTGGTTATCCGGTATTAGTAAGGCCTTCATATGTCCTTGGTGGTAGAGCGATGGAGATCGTCTACAATGATCAAGATCTCCTAAGGTATATGGAAAGGGCTGTAAAAGTTAATGAAAAGCACCCTGTTTTAATTGATCGCTATTTAACGGGGAAAGAAATTGAAGTAGATGCTATTTCAGACGGAGAGACAGTGGTTATTCCAGGGGTGATGGAGCATATAGAACGGGCAGGGGTGCATTCTGGAGACTCGATAGCTGTGTATCCGACACAAAATATCTCCACAGATATAAAACAGCAAATTGTTGATTACACCATTCGCTTAGCAAAAGGATTTAAAATAAAAGGCCTAATGAATATTCAATTTGTCATACATCATGACAAAGTATATGTTCTTGAAGTTAACCCACGTTCAAGCAGAACAGTGCCATTTTTAAGTAAAATTACTGAAATAAACATGGCTAACTTAGCTACAAAAGCTATCCTAGGAAAGTCTCTGAAAGAACAAGGTTTTGAAACGGGGGTATTACCAGAACCTGATCTTGTCTCTGTAAAAGTTCCCGTCTTTTCTTTTGCGAAACTACGAAGCGTCGATATTACTTTAGGGCCTGAAATGAAATCTACTGGTGAGGTTATGGGGAGAGATTATACACTTGAAAAAGCGCTCTATAAAGGGTTAGTGGCATCAGGTATGAAAATTCCAGCCCATGGTTCTGTCCTATTTACACTTGCTGATAAAGATAAAGATGAGGCAATGGTTTTGGCCCGTCGTTTCCATCGAATCGGCTATCACCTTTTAGCGACAGCAGGTACAGCGGAACGTATTCGTGAAGAAGGTATTCCGGTCACCGTGGTGGCTAAAATCGGTGAAGGGTCACCTGATATGCTTGATGTCATTAATGAGGGCAAAGCACAATTTATTGTCAATACATTGACAAAAGGAAAGCAACCTGCCCGAGATGGTTTCAGAATTCGTCGTGAGGCGGTAGAACATGGTATTGTCTGTCTAACATCAATGGATACTGCTGAAGCATTAGTCAAAGTACTGGAGTTGTTTACCTTTTCGGCAGATCCTGTGGGGCAGACGACAAGACAGACTAAGGAAGTGTTCGTATGA
- a CDS encoding dihydroorotate dehydrogenase, with protein sequence MTGLNVQLPGLTLKNPVMPASGCFGFGQEYSQFYDLNELGAITVKAVTVEPRKGNPTPRVAETDGGMLNAIGLQNPGLDHIMNHELPWLEAYDIPVIVNVAGNTIEDYMAVTNRVSQAKNVAAVELNISCPNVKIGGIQFGSDPNIAAELTRKVVAVSKVPVYVKLSPNVADIVSMAKAVEAAGADGLSMINTLVGMKIDVKTGKPVIANKTGGLSGPAIKPVAIRMIYQVSQAVSIPIIGMGGIQTADDILEFLMAGASAVAVGTANFIDPFACPKLIKSLTQRMEELNICDVKDIIGRSWKTCNSIPS encoded by the coding sequence ATGACGGGATTAAACGTGCAACTTCCAGGCCTAACACTTAAAAACCCTGTTATGCCAGCATCAGGCTGCTTTGGCTTCGGTCAAGAGTACAGTCAGTTTTATGATCTAAATGAACTTGGAGCTATTACGGTCAAGGCGGTGACAGTAGAACCACGAAAAGGGAACCCAACTCCCAGAGTGGCGGAAACTGACGGTGGTATGTTAAATGCGATTGGGCTACAAAATCCAGGATTAGACCATATAATGAATCATGAATTACCATGGTTAGAAGCTTATGATATACCAGTTATCGTCAATGTAGCTGGAAATACGATCGAGGATTATATGGCGGTCACTAACCGGGTATCCCAGGCTAAAAATGTGGCAGCTGTTGAGTTAAATATTTCGTGTCCTAATGTGAAAATTGGTGGAATACAATTTGGCAGTGACCCTAACATAGCAGCTGAATTAACGAGAAAAGTAGTGGCTGTGTCAAAAGTTCCTGTTTATGTGAAGTTGTCACCGAATGTGGCAGATATCGTCAGTATGGCGAAGGCAGTGGAAGCAGCTGGTGCCGATGGGCTCAGTATGATTAATACGCTCGTAGGCATGAAAATTGATGTGAAAACAGGAAAGCCTGTCATCGCCAACAAGACTGGTGGATTATCAGGGCCAGCTATTAAACCAGTTGCTATCCGTATGATTTATCAAGTCAGTCAGGCAGTTTCAATACCTATCATTGGTATGGGGGGGATTCAGACGGCAGATGATATTCTAGAATTTCTCATGGCAGGAGCTAGTGCTGTCGCTGTTGGAACAGCCAATTTTATTGATCCTTTTGCTTGTCCAAAGTTAATTAAGTCTCTTACACAACGTATGGAAGAGTTAAACATATGTGATGTAAAGGATATTATCGGAAGGAGTTGGAAGACATGCAACAGTATCCCCTCATAG
- the carA gene encoding glutamine-hydrolyzing carbamoyl-phosphate synthase small subunit has product MKRQLILENGEIFIGEGIGSEKEKSGEVVFNTGMTGYQEILSDPSYCGQIVTLTYPLIGNYGINRDDFESVKPSIHGLVVREAADYPSHFRSQLSIDQWLKKENIPGIQGIDTRKLTRMIRENGTLKGRLCSMEADISKTVEELQATSLPVDQVAQVSTKNQYMNPGTKERIVLVDYGAKKGIVKDLVADGYEVVVVPYNITVTSLLSLQPDGVVLSNGPGDPTSVPEAIETVKQLLGKVPMFGICLGHQLLALASGAKTTKMAFGHRGSNHPVKDLRTGQITITSQNHGYTVDTESIKHTDLIVTHINVNDKTIEGLSHKNYPAFSVQYHPEASPGPEDAKGLFKEFKALVMQQKKANRGKTYA; this is encoded by the coding sequence ATGAAACGACAGCTTATTTTAGAAAATGGTGAGATTTTTATAGGTGAAGGGATTGGGAGTGAAAAGGAAAAAAGCGGTGAAGTGGTCTTTAATACAGGAATGACAGGATACCAAGAAATATTATCAGATCCATCTTACTGCGGGCAAATCGTTACGCTAACTTATCCTCTAATTGGGAATTACGGTATCAACCGTGATGATTTTGAAAGTGTTAAACCAAGTATTCATGGTCTAGTCGTTCGTGAAGCTGCTGATTATCCAAGCCATTTTCGCTCACAGCTTTCCATTGATCAATGGTTAAAAAAAGAAAATATTCCAGGTATTCAAGGGATTGATACGCGAAAATTAACACGAATGATTAGAGAAAATGGCACATTAAAAGGTCGCCTTTGCTCAATGGAAGCGGATATTTCTAAAACAGTTGAAGAGCTGCAAGCCACCTCTTTACCAGTGGATCAAGTGGCACAGGTCTCTACAAAAAATCAATATATGAATCCAGGTACGAAAGAACGGATCGTATTAGTAGATTATGGGGCGAAGAAAGGTATTGTAAAAGATTTAGTGGCTGATGGTTATGAAGTTGTGGTAGTCCCTTACAATATAACAGTCACGTCATTATTAAGTCTACAACCAGATGGTGTTGTTTTAAGTAATGGACCAGGAGACCCTACATCTGTCCCGGAAGCAATAGAAACGGTTAAACAACTACTAGGTAAAGTACCGATGTTTGGTATTTGCCTAGGTCATCAGCTTTTGGCGCTTGCAAGTGGCGCTAAAACAACCAAGATGGCATTCGGTCATCGAGGCAGCAATCATCCTGTGAAAGACCTTCGTACTGGACAAATTACGATCACGTCACAAAATCATGGGTATACAGTGGACACTGAGTCGATTAAGCATACGGACTTAATCGTTACCCACATCAATGTTAATGATAAGACAATTGAAGGGCTAAGCCACAAGAATTATCCTGCTTTTAGTGTTCAATATCATCCAGAAGCGTCACCAGGACCTGAGGATGCTAAAGGGTTATTTAAAGAATTTAAAGCACTCGTTATGCAACAGAAAAAGGCTAACAGGGGGAAAACATATGCCTAA